From a region of the Mycobacterium intracellulare ATCC 13950 genome:
- the guaB gene encoding IMP dehydrogenase, translating into MTRGTSHLEASSDLVGSPYVRVGGLVDDPVPTGGDNPHKIAMLGLTFDDVLLLPAASDVVPATADTSSQLTKKIRLKVPLVSSAMDTVTESRMAIAMARAGGMGVLHRNLPVAEQAGQVEMVKRSEAGMVTDPVTCRPDNTLAQVDALCARFRISGLPVVDESGALVGIITNRDMRFEVDQTKKVAEVMTKAPLITAQEGVSADAALGLLRRHKIEKLPIVDGHGRLTGLITVKDFVKTEQHPLATKDSDGRLLVGAAVGVGGDAWVRAMMLVDAGVDVLIVDTAHAHNRLVLDMVGKLKAEASDRVEVIGGNVATRSAAAALVAAGADAVKVGVGPGSICTTRVVAGVGAPQITAILEAVAACGPAGVPVIADGGLQYSGDIAKALAAGASTAMLGSLLAGTAEAPGELIFVNGKQFKSYRGMGSLGAMAGRGSGTGKSYSKDRYFADDALSEDKLVPEGIEGRVPFRGPLSSVIHQLTGGLRAAMGYTGSSTIEELQQAQFVRITAAGLRESHPHDVAMTVEAPNYYAR; encoded by the coding sequence ATGACCCGTGGCACGTCCCACCTGGAAGCCAGCTCTGACCTCGTCGGCAGTCCGTATGTGCGGGTCGGCGGCCTGGTCGACGACCCGGTGCCCACGGGGGGCGACAACCCGCACAAGATCGCGATGCTGGGGCTGACCTTCGACGACGTCCTGTTGCTGCCCGCCGCCTCCGACGTGGTCCCCGCCACCGCCGACACGTCCAGCCAGCTCACCAAGAAGATCAGGCTCAAGGTGCCGCTGGTGAGCTCGGCGATGGACACCGTCACCGAGTCGCGCATGGCGATCGCGATGGCGCGCGCCGGCGGCATGGGTGTGCTGCACCGCAACCTGCCCGTCGCCGAACAGGCCGGCCAGGTCGAGATGGTGAAGCGCTCCGAGGCCGGCATGGTCACCGATCCGGTCACCTGCCGCCCGGACAACACGCTGGCCCAGGTCGACGCGCTGTGCGCCCGGTTCCGCATCTCCGGCCTGCCGGTGGTCGACGAATCGGGCGCGCTCGTCGGCATCATCACCAACCGCGACATGCGGTTCGAGGTCGACCAGACCAAGAAGGTCGCCGAGGTGATGACCAAGGCCCCGCTGATCACCGCGCAGGAGGGGGTGTCCGCCGACGCGGCGCTGGGCCTGTTGCGGCGCCACAAGATCGAGAAGCTGCCGATCGTCGACGGCCACGGCCGGCTGACCGGGCTGATCACCGTCAAAGATTTCGTCAAGACCGAACAGCACCCGCTGGCCACCAAGGACAGCGACGGCAGGCTGCTGGTCGGCGCCGCCGTCGGCGTCGGCGGCGACGCCTGGGTGCGGGCGATGATGCTGGTCGACGCCGGGGTAGACGTGCTGATCGTGGACACCGCGCACGCGCACAACCGGCTGGTGCTCGACATGGTCGGCAAACTCAAGGCCGAGGCCAGCGACCGCGTCGAGGTGATCGGCGGCAACGTCGCCACCCGGTCGGCGGCCGCCGCGCTGGTCGCCGCTGGCGCCGACGCCGTGAAGGTGGGCGTGGGGCCGGGGTCGATCTGCACCACGCGGGTGGTCGCGGGCGTGGGCGCGCCGCAGATCACCGCGATCCTGGAGGCCGTCGCCGCCTGCGGGCCGGCCGGGGTGCCGGTGATCGCCGACGGCGGGCTGCAGTACTCCGGCGACATCGCCAAGGCGCTGGCCGCCGGGGCGTCGACGGCCATGCTGGGCTCGCTGCTGGCGGGCACCGCCGAGGCGCCCGGCGAGCTGATCTTCGTCAACGGCAAGCAGTTCAAGAGCTACCGCGGCATGGGGTCGCTGGGGGCCATGGCGGGCCGGGGCTCTGGGACCGGAAAGTCGTACTCCAAGGACCGCTACTTCGCTGACGACGCGCTCTCCGAGGACAAGCTGGTGCCCGAGGGGATCGAGGGCCGGGTGCCGTTCCGCGGCCCGCTGTCCTCGGTGATCCACCAGCTGACCGGCGGTCTGCGCGCGGCGATGGGGTACACCGGCTCGTCGACCATCGAGGAACTGCAGCAGGCCCAGTTCGTCCGGATCACGGCGGCCGGGCTGAGGGAAAGCCACCCGCACGACGTCGCCATGACGGTCGAAGCCCCCAACTACTACGCGCGCTGA